In Flavobacterium hankyongi, the genomic window GTCAAGCACCACATTTACATTATGAAGTACACAAAGGAGGAAGTGTTGTAAACCCAATCAACTTTTATTACGGAAATATTTCGGCAGTGGAATATACTGCAATTGCTAAACTTGCTACGCAAGAAAATCAATCTTTAGACTAATGCATATTAATCTTCCAGAAAAATTATACTACAGCATGGGCGAAATTGCTAAGGCTTTTAACGTAAACCAATCGTTAATTCGTTTTTGGGATAAAGAATTTGATATTTTAAAGCCAAAGAAAAACGCTAAAGGAAACCGCATGTTCACTCCTGAAGATGTAAAAAATCTTCAATTAATTTATCATTTGGTAAAAGAACGTGGCTTTACTCTTGAAGGGGCTAAAATTCATTTAAAAGAAGGTCAGAAAAAAACTTTAGACAAATTTGATATTGTAAGTAAGCTTGAAAATATCAAAATCCAACTCATAAACATTAAAAATGAACTATAATTTGTAACTTTTTAAAACAAATTACGTTTAATTACTATAAATTAACTTAAAAAACAAAACGAATATGAGAAAATGGTTAATTCCTGTTGGAATAATTTTAGTTGCTGTATTTGCATTATACAGCTGGGCAAAAGGAGTAAACAATACTGCCGTAACTTTAAGTGAAGGAATTAAAGAGTCTTGGGGGAATGTAGAAACTTCATATCAAAGAAGAAATGACCTTATAGGTAACTTGGTTAAAACGGTAAAAGGTGCTGCTGATTTTGAAAAATCAACTTTAGAAGCTGTTATCAAGGCTAGATCTGAAGCTACATCAGTAAAAATTGATCCAGCTAATATTACACCTGAACAATTAGCACAATTCAATCAAGCACAAGGAAATTTAAACAGCTCTTTATCCAGATTACTTGTTACAGTTGAGCAATATCCTGATTTAAAAGCAAACCAAAACTTCTTAAAATTACAAGATGAATTGGCAAGTACTGAAAATCAAATTT contains:
- a CDS encoding MerR family transcriptional regulator encodes the protein MHINLPEKLYYSMGEIAKAFNVNQSLIRFWDKEFDILKPKKNAKGNRMFTPEDVKNLQLIYHLVKERGFTLEGAKIHLKEGQKKTLDKFDIVSKLENIKIQLINIKNEL
- a CDS encoding LemA family protein; protein product: MRKWLIPVGIILVAVFALYSWAKGVNNTAVTLSEGIKESWGNVETSYQRRNDLIGNLVKTVKGAADFEKSTLEAVIKARSEATSVKIDPANITPEQLAQFNQAQGNLNSSLSRLLVTVEQYPDLKANQNFLKLQDELASTENQILTARTRFNEAVKPYNTHIKTFPNSLLAGMFGFTEKAYFDAVAGAEKAPEVEFNFDNKEDKK